The genomic DNA CATATCTGAGGCAGTGCACAGATTGGTTCCAGCAGTATGTCTAGTCAAGCTGAGTTGGTACAGACAGAAGTTTCACCTATTCTCCTCCACAGATAGAAATCAGCTTCAGCCTCTTGTTTCCCCAATTTCTTCTGGTTCCTGAGAATAAATTGCTCTTTACAGAAAGACTCATCCTCAGAAACCTTCTCCAGTACAGAACCAGAGTAGCTTTTTACGCCAGAATGAAAGTACATACCaagcatttctttcatttttagaaaCAATTATTCACTTTTAATACAGATACCAAAAGTAAATTCAGTTCTCTGTTTGCCTTAGGTTGCCACCCTACAGTTCCTTCCTGTCCCACATCAGCCTGTGGTAGTCTGCAAGCACTGACGGACCCTCGTGGGATCCTGTAAGCACCTCACTGCAATTGGAACAGGTAGGAGTTGATGGAGAAGTTTTCTGAAAACTTAATAAATCTGGTCATAACTGACTTTCACTGAGTGACACACAGCATCTCCAAAAGCACGTGGAACAGGTCTCACAAACAAGGTTTAGGGTGGCAATGTAGCACTGAGATCTTCCTCCTTCACATAAAGCCTGAACTAGGGCACTTGGTAAAGATCATATGCTCCTTCTTATCAATGCTCTTCGCTATCAAGAACTCCTGTAACTCAATTCTTCTTCTAGAGTGAGCTCAAACCACCATCACATCCTCTTTAGCATTCTCAGCCTTTTCTATGCCAGCTGGCACCAGAATAGGCTCTCTCTCCTATCACCGCTTCCTTTATTGGGCTCTACTACTGTTTCCCATTTTTCAACAGCAAATTCACACATACTCAGGTGAGTTCATGTGTCGCACCCAGAGTGAGAATTACCTCCACGGTAATTACCTTCAGGCACGGTAGGCCCCCTGCCCCCGCGGAGCCGCAGGGTTTTGGGGCAATTCATCGGTCCCTTGCTCCTCCGGGGCACGTTTGTAGTGATTTAGGTACACGCCCAGAACAGGAGCCCAAACAAGAGTCCGGCAGTCACAAAAACAACCTCCCGCCCCTGTACAAGTGACAGGATTTGACAACCAACGCTTTTTTGAAAGGCTGCTTCTCTTCTTAGGTATTGGGCAGCTTCTGGTTTCTGTTCACACCCAGCTGAAAATGAGAGATATGGGCAGTGTGTGTCTTAAAAGTTGTGGTCACAGAACTTATTTTAGCTCACGGCATTAAGGACCGCCAGTGCTACCAGCAGCTCTTTCCGGAAATTGTCTCAGAGCAGCCTCAGAGCACGGCACGAGCTGGAGCACCCCAGTCTCCTCTGCAAAAACcgggaagaaaataaaatggtaaGTGCTCCGTCTCTGACTCAAGGCATTGTTTCTaatctgcagcattttcctttgttctgttttggtcACTGTTTCTCCACACCGTGTTTGTGCTCAAGAAATGCAGATTGTGTTGATGCCTCACCGTAGTCTAAATCTCCTTGTGATTGATGTAGTTGCTGGGTCTGTATTAATTAATTGCAGTTGATGCAGTCCTTCCTACGTGTCTTCCTTACAGATTCTCTTAGAAATCAATTTTAGTTCCAGTCAGGGATAGACGATTATTAGGATTGAAGATTCTGGCAGAATAGAGGTTGCTGTGAGCTTGGCTTTAGCTATTACTGCAGTGCATGAGCCATGAATACAGAATTGCTAAAGAAATACGAATGCTTGGGTTTCTTTTCAGGAGAATtcacatccagcctttcctctcaTCCTCACTCTGCTGGAAAACCAAGGCAGGCATTTAATTGTCAAGTTTACCTGCTGGTCTATAAAGACTAATTGGATACACTACAttccttttctccagtttttattcacacagcactgctgatctCTGGCACTCAGGAATTTGGAGGCTAGCAAGAGTttaaattaacttctttttttcaaatattttcagagttgACTACTTTGCCAAAGACCAAAGAGCatctgggtttattttaaacCTATCCTTCTCATAATCCCATTTagatctgctgctgcctctaAACCAGCAGCTCTTTAACTTCAGAAACTTTGttgtggggaaaaagaagaggggCGAAGGatgcaaatgaacaaaaaaaaaccccaatcaatcaaacaaacaaacccaaaaaaaaaaaaaaaatgggcaaGACTGACATTCTTCTGAGATGTTTTAGAAAGTTCTTTACCCAGGACactatatttaaagaaatttaaagtttGAATTTGGCACCCTCTCTGTACAGATTTCTTCCTGGAAGTGCAGACTGTTCTTTCAGGTTCAGCATTTCCCAAGCCTCTTGGGAGACACTGATCTTACAGCCTCACCCTGAtcacacaaataattttgctgcCAAGTGTCAGGACACTTTGGGAAGTATCTACTAACCAGGATTTTTACATTAATAACTTCCAGGGTAGACCCTAAGTGTGCCAACAAAAAATGAGATGCTCATTGTGGTAGAAGTATAAAGAGCCAGGAGAGATCAGAGATAAGGATTCAGACAAAACACCAGAGATTTAGCAGAAGTGACTGAGCTGACAGACATGTCAGAGGTGTGTGTACATGCAAAGAGGAATCTCTGAGCATCACAATTTTTGATGGTATCACTAAAGGCTTAAGGGGAAAGGCCCTGCTGCTAGTATGGGAGTAGGTAGCTGCAGGAGGTGATCCAGgtcaaaaaggaaaatggaagttCTCCAATTAGTTGAGAGcaaatcagagaacaaaaaggaaCCAAGGAATTGTGTTTCATAGTAAatggagaaggaggaaataCTTGTGTCTAAATTCAGAGCTCTGTTAAATATCATTGGCAGGTGCTCTTAAAAACAGGATTGTTTAAAGTAAAGAAGGAGCTGTGGTTTTCACAAGGCTTTACAAATCCTACATGCTGAGAGACATCCACTTCAgacaaaagtaaataaaatttgagaTGAAACTAGCTAGACTATCCAGTAACAACCAGTATGCCAATAGGCCCAAGTCTGATAgatcatgaaattattttgggcAACTCTTCGCTCtgtttttccccagcagcaccttTGGTACTAATGATGCCATCACAGCAGTTTCCATACAGACGCACAAGGGCAGGTCAAGACCCCTATCAGGGCAGATAATCTACTGTCACAAGGTCAAACCTCAACATTATCTTTGCATTTTCCTACTCCTGGCAAAGAGAAGCCATCCTATCTGTGCTCAGTCTTTGCAGCACAGTTAAGCCATGCTCTGACTGGGGGATTTAAGAGGGATGATAGAGACAAACACATTTTAGGGATGCAGAAAGAGCTTGTGATCCCGGTGACTGTAATGATTGCAGTGAAGTTGTTAGTGCAGGAAGAGAGGAAGCTTGTGAACTTGGGAGTTTGGTCAGATGTGTTTGGTTATGAATAAATATTCTCTACAAGTGTCACTGCCTGGTGGCACTTTTTGGACATTTGCTTCTAATCCAGTGTCGTCTGACTTCCAGGAGCTTGAGCAACATTAGAAGTATGATTTACCATTTGTGAATCTCCTGGGACGGCAGTGGTTTGAAAACCGCTTCcttggggcagagggaggaaaagcagcagcaggatggtgAAAGGCAGGAATGAACCGTGGCAGTACAGAGACCACATTCACAAAGAGACAGACCCAGGTGATGACAGACTATAGGAGGTGACCAGGTCAGCCATAAAGGACAGAGCCTGAGCAAGGCTCAGCAGTGACAGACCAACAGCACACAAGATCTCACAATGTGGTCGGACACAACCCTTGACcatgaataaaaacaaatcaagaCACGGGAAACAAACAGAGCCATTGGCCAGCCAGCATCCGCAGCCAATCTTAAATAAGCAAAGACACTTACCACAAGGTAAGATAACGGAATGGTCACTAAAACTCACATCAACTCTGCTATAACACTGCCCTGTTCTTGTGTGGCAGCAACAGAGGCCCCACAACAGAGGTGCCAGCTAAGGGATGCCACAAGCCGCAGACCTGGCCACGCTGCTCCCAGGCTGACCATCTTGCCTGCCCTGGAGGAGATCCCACCTTCACAGGTCTGCAAATGATGCTCCTCCTAGCAGGAGCAAGTCCTTCTCTAGGCCACAGGGTGGCTGTGGTTGCTCAGGACTTGAAGACCTTTCTTAATGCCTTGCATTGGTCCAAGTGTCACATATGGTCACTTTCTCGTGTTTACAGAGGGGTGAGATGTATCAACCCAGACCAGAAATCTCCAGCAACTCCAGCTGAACAGCTGTTACCCCAGAGATGATTTTGAGTCACAGTAGTTTTGGTGGACATGGCTCTACAATGGACCTTTCTATGGCTCTTAGTGTGTTTGTAACTGCAGGTGCCAAAGATTTGGCAGGAGTCTCCTGTAAGGCCTGGAAGCCAAGAATAAGGAGGAAAATATCCATAAGTAGCTGCTGGGGAAATCCTAAAATCTAAAGGATAACAGAGCACTCTTTTTTAAGGGGTACACTGGTGGATTTGGACATAGATCTTTGTGCTTCTTTGCTCATCTGCTTGAAGTCAGATTTTCCTTAAACCTGGCAATAAGACACATTCACTTTTAACAGTGTGCCAGCATAGCCAGACTTCCTCACCTTGTAAAAACAGCCAGTTCCCTGATATCCCAGCCTGTTCTCCAACGTCCCAGGCTGCTGTTTTGGGAATCCAGAGCAGTATTCATCCACTCAAAAGCCCTTAGTGCCAAATTTGCTGGCACTTGGCTGTGCTTCAGCATCCTTGAGATACTCgaggcaggagagcagaatGAAAATCACCACTCTCATCCTCTTCTAAAACTTTGCAGTTCCAGCACAAGCCAATAGGAAAGTGTGGTTAGCTGGGTTTCCAAATGAGCCACTTCTTTAACAAAAGCAATATACAATCAACCCCCACTGTCGAGGCCACCAATTAAGCTGCAATAGCCTTAGGGAGTCATTGAGGTGGAGCACCTGATGGTTTCAGGTgtgaagcagagctgctctcagttTCTCACTTTCACTGCCATTGCTCCAAGACCTACACTCAGCCTTTTGACTCGACAGGATTTATAGTTTAGCTTCAAATTTATGACAGCTTTTCTAGGCTTCCTGATGCTTCTCCTGGCCATGGAGCCATTCCTCTGGCTCTGGGATCTTTTCCATACAAGGTAGCAGAGTACAGGTACAGCTTGTACAGGTACAGCTCTTCAATAGCTGCACGTTGATGCTCTCAGGGAGGACTGAGAAACTTTGCTAGCGGCGAAGTCCCAAAATCCTGACTCAGAACCTTTGAATCATGAGACCAGAGATAAAAGACTCCTGGACCAGGTCGATTTTGGGGTCTATTTTTCACATGTGAACTTCCCCTACCTACAATGTATGACATTTAAGCAGTTTTTCCCACTTCTATATGAGTTGAATAACATGGTCTTAAACCCAGTGTCAGGATCTTTTGTCAACGTATTTCTCTCCCACCCATCAGACATTCTTCTCTCCTGTGCAGTCCCTCTCCAAGTAACATGGCACTAGGGCACCCAGATCAGGGAAGGATCACTTTTTAAAACTGGGCCTTTTCAAACCTGAATTATGACAGTTCCCCTCAGTAAAACCACAGCTGCTCATTTTAGCAAATTAGCACATTTAGTTCTATTGTGGGATTTCTAGACACTGGAAAGGGGGAAGTGGATGTATGGATTTATGTAAAAACCTGCACTTAGGTGTTTAAAAATCTACAGTCATTTAGAGTTCACATTTGTGAACAGTGTTATCTTGAGGTAAATCAAATATCATCAGGAAAGATTGCTGAGCTCCTCCCCTCCTGAGAGGCAATTTATTAATAACTTCTCTCTTCTACCAAATATCTtccttatttttatatttattattctcTTAATTTTAGTATCTTTGTAAGACTGCTTATATCTGCATTATCTCTCATATCTACAATatagaattaaatttaaaggCAGTATAACTAATCCCAGTCTTGCTGCTTTCAGCCTACAAATGCCCTATAACTTGTTTTAACCAGGACTAGGCACCTGCTTCACCAGTGGAAGAAAGACAATTTATGATAGAGTTGTGCTCAGACTGGATTCCCAGCAAagctttaaaacacttttttttctaaacagagTTTTGAAACTATATCATGCCAAGATTGTATTCATATATTATGTTCAAATTTGAAATGATGTTGCTTGAAAATACATGAGTTTATGTTGAAATTTCAAATTACATAGCTTCAAATCCCGCTGTGTTGTGTGTGTCAGTAAAAAAGATTGGTCTGATGGGTAACCTAGTGGAGCCATGactgtttctcctttttatgCTGCGATTTGCTTATAAGAGTGACTTCCTCTACTAATTTGtttattaataatgaaaaaaaaaaaaaaaaagcagtttacTGACTTGCTGGGCAAATGGGCCATGATCTGTTTCTACTCAAAGATACTataaacatttttccttctttcaagaACCGCACAGCAAGTAATCCACAGTAATTTCTTACATTCAAGTTAACAGATAAAAAAGTTGATCAGTTGATAATTTACAGGCAGGTGGTGTAACTTCTGCATGAGAAGGAAAAGCCCAGATTCAGACACTGGAGGAGTGACATTGCTGGTGACGAGCATTGTAGGTGGCATAAATGTCACATCTGGGAACTGATGTGTTTCAATATTAGATTTGAGTGTCCAGCTGGCACCCTTGTGTCAAATCCTTCCAGCACCATATTCTATTAAGGAAAGCACTCAAAATCCTTCAGGAAAAACTCAAGTCCTTTTTCACTGAAGGCTGATTTATGCTTTAAGACACACAGGTTGTTTTCCTCAACAGATACTGGGGACAGGAAGGAAAGTGTGAAAGgaaagtttgttttaattttaaccaTCATAGcagttattttaaattgttcCTAATATCCACATAAATACCTCAAAACTTTTGACTCTAAAAACAATCCTTGGAAAAGATGGATgatcagaaaaatattagaaaatgaaaaaatatatgaatTAATGTGCTTTGCTCATATAATTGTATTCATGCTATGGATTTcactgtgtcttttttttcttctgtgtatcTCAGGCGAGTTAATCCAAAGACTTTCAACTAGCCTCTGTCCAGCTATTGTGCATTTTTTTACTTATCCTTCTCTTCCTTGTAGCCATatttgtaatttccttttttcactttttctaaTAGTGGTTTCTTTTACCACTCCAGCTTCTCCTTTGGAAATTTAAACGGTTTCACATGAGCAGTTCATacacaaatagaaaaaaaaaatagactaCGTAAAgccttttgctttcctgtttgttttcacttccttttttttttacacttcagTGTtactgaaaagatttttcttgagaaaagaTTAATGCAACTGGCCCaaatgagcagcaggagcctctaCAGTTTAGAAGTATGAAACGTAATAATTTAATTGCCTAACAGTGAGGACACAACACAAGAATATTAGAAATGGAAGAGTGTAAATACAGAGCAGGCATGCAGCAAATCTTAGCAGATTACTCTATTTTCCAGTGATTTGTGCTCAGGTTCTTCGTGATCTCTCTGTCCTGGAAGACAGGATGCTTTGCACATCTTGAAGGTGAGAAACAAGCACATGACAACTGCAGTTTGTCTTGTGCAGACACTCTGACAGAGCAAGAAGCCTCAGAGTGCTGACAAAAATGCATTGAGCTGTTGATGAAAACACACCCAGTATCTGCTGTAACACCTAGGTGAGGTTGGTGAGACCTAGCAGATCAGGATAGGCCATAAAAAGGtgaaagcagctgtgctggagaggcTTTGCTCTACTGAACAATACAGGGTAGCAAAGATAACTCACTGGAACAGTTTGTATCTCACAAATGTGTTCTTGGATATTGCTCATCCTTGTCAACCTCATTAGATTTGACCCTTTATAAATGCTTGAAAATTACTGGGTGTGATAGATCTCTTGAGTTCTGGTGTTCAAGCCAAAACTGATCATCACAAATATTAATAGAAAGTGGTGTATAGTTTATTAATCTGTGTAATTattactgtttttcattttaattcataTTGAGGTGCAGGTTAGCCTTGATATCCCAGAGGAAGACAGAACTGGCAATCTTCTGGGCTGAGCCAAGCATCAAACTATTAAACTCTAAAGGTCTGAGAAGAAGATATAAATGTGCTTTCAATTGAAAGGGAGTATAGAGGCACAGAGAAGTTGACTTTAATCACAAAGTGGATTGAGGCGTTACTTCCTTTAAGGGTGTGTCAAAACGGAAAATGTTACCACAAGAAATTTCACAAACTGTCTGCTTAGTGCTGCTTTGTGATCTCCAGTTTCGGGGGGAAACCTCTCTGCAGGCCTGGAGAGCTGAGTGAAGGCAAGTGAAGCTCTAAACTGGGGCTGGATGCCATAGTCAGTGGAAGAAGACTCTTCCCTGGACAGGGTGGAGAGCCTGGAGAAGGTGAGGAGTGGAGCAAATGGGTGGCCTCCTCTCGTCCTTCCCTATACTGGGCTGGGACTTacccttcccagcaggaatgctCTACAATCTCCCAAGCTGACAGGCCAAAGCTTCAGGATAGTCCTTCAACACCTGCATTATCTTGTGGAGTGTAAGTCCACGCCTGTGGCTGCACATCGTCAGCTGAGGCATCGCACCTGGCAGCCATGTGCAGGTGAAGGTCTCttcagctcagccccagccctgtggctTAGTCCATATGCcaaacaccaaggaaaaaatGTCTGCTCCAGGCAGATAGCTTAGAAAGTCACAGGCATCTCCTTCCTGAGGCTCCTTCATGGGTGCTGAGCATGGGAAGGAGACTTGGCGCaaaaagggaggagaggagggaagacAAGCATTAAGAGCCATGTGTCCACAGAACTCTCATACTGTTTCCTGCCCTGCACCATCACTGACTGCTCTGGGGGAAGCCATACAGAAAGGAGAATATTCAGACAAGCACAGGCTCAAGAGAAGTGTGCAAAGCcagaaggaggggaggagagagtACCCTCAACCACTCCTGAAGGTGTTTTTATTGAGCTGTGTGGGTAGACAAGCTGATGGGTAACTGAGGGGGTGTGTGACTTGGGCCAttgtccctgtcctggctgtcacCATCTGCCTGACTATGAACTGTATTCACCTGTTGTGCTTTACCATGGAAGGGGAGGTCTCCAAGACCCTCTGTGATGTGCAGGtgtgcagcagctctcacaTTGCCAGGCGTGTTTGAATCAAAGACAAGCTCTGTATGTCAGTTCACAGGTGAGGCCTGGGCAGAGAACCACTGCTGACCCTGAAACCAAGCACTTTTTATCCTCTCTACACAGCAGTTTGGTAGGTGGCCCAGAAAAGACCCCTCCTCCGGCAAAGGTGGCAAATGCTCAGAGGCAGCAAAAAACTTGTCACCACCAGCCCCTATTGCAACCATTGTGTTTGTAAGTTAACACCAGCTCAACCGTCCTCTGGGttaagaacatttttctaatatccaagctaaacctcccctgacaccacttcaggccattccctcaggtcctgtcactggtctGAGTACCATGCAATCTTCTCCACAAAGCAGTGAGGATTCTTTTCTCCAGTCATTCTGAAGATGGGACAATACtgaatccaaatatttttaaatatgtctaAGCTGCTCTGTGACCTCATATTCATCTACCTTACTTTTGTAGGCTGATCCCCATGTGAGATTTTGGGTGCAGGTGATACATGGCATGAGGAATGACAGTGGTTTTAACATTTATGGTATGATTTTAGAATGGGAACTAACAAAAAGGAGATGGATAATTTTATGTCCAGGGACAGAGCTTCAGATCCCCCTTGAGAGAGCTTCCACACACCCTCCAGAATCCAGTCCAGCTCTCAGAGGTGGAGGGATGTGACCCTCTCTTTCTCCATTTGTGTCAGACGAGGCACCTTTCAAATATCTCCTGTCTCACTTGTTCACTTGCATGTCAAGTTGGCATGTATGGGACCATGACCTTTACTGACACATTTTAAGTGATGCAGTGCTAACTTTGCACCTTGTCTTCTGATTCACAGGAAATATCAGCTGAAGAAAGAATAATGGAACGTTGTCTAAACAAAACTTGTAACTCCACTTGCACAGAAATTCCCTATGAACAGAGTCAGACACTTCTGGTTGCTGTTTACAGCATCGTTTTTGCTATAGGCCTTCCAGCAAATTGCATAACATCTCTGCTTACATTTGTACAAATCCAAAGGAATAACATAGTTGCCATCTACATCTTCAGTTTATCACTGTGTGATCTGATGTATTTAAGTACCTTGCCTCTCTGGATTATCTATGTGCAAAACAGGCACCAGTGGACCATGGATGACATTTACTGCAAAATAACAGGATTCATCTTCTTCTGCAATATCTACATCAGCATTCTGCTTTTGTGCTGCATCTCTGTGGATCGTTACCTGGGACTGGTATATTCTCTGGAATCAagggggagaagaggaaagaaactggCCATCATAATAGTCTGTGTTCTCTTTGCTGTCGTTGCAGGAGTCCACATACCAGTATTTTTCATGAAAGATAACCAAAACTGCACAAAAACCTGCTTTGAGACAGTGCCTCTTACTATGTTACTGGCTTCTTTCAGCTTTGCTAGATTCCTAATTGGATTTGCCATACCATTCACAATCCTCATTTTTacaaactacaaaattttccaagCTGTAAAAAGAAGCGACACCCTGACTTGTCGCCAGAAAACCAAAGTGAAGTATGTGGCTATTGCcattattgttattttcttgctctgctttgctccatACCATGTGGTTCTCATAATAAGAGCCATATACTTTCTACTTCATCAGGACTGCCCATGTCCATTTGAAAATAAGATATATCCAGTTTTTacagtgtttctgtgtttagGCACTGCAAACGGTGTTGCCGATCCAATCATCTATGTTTTGGTCAGTGAAAATGTCAGAGAAGACTGTTATAGAAACCTGAGAAGATTGACATGGAACTCATCCAAGCTAAATTCATCCGTTGATCACAATACTGAGAGCAGAAAATTTGAAATTCCTCTGAAACAATCAGAGGAAAGGGgccaaagagaagaaaacaaagaaataacaGATTCACCCGACATTCAGAAGACCTCTACTACCGGCATAGACCACGAAAACTGGAAGCTAGCTAGTAGCTGCTAGAACTAATAAGATCCCAATGCCAGTTGCAGAACACAAGCTTTTATGTGCTGACATCATCTTGCATGTCCTACATGGGCCATTAACTCCTTGAGGACACTGCGGGAACAATAATTCACATTTCTGTTTGTCTCCTACAATAAACTTTGCCCACCAGTATCACTGGTGAAAATACTGATTTGCTAAAGATATGTGGAATAAACTAAGTAATTTACTTTTACTCAAATTGGGatcttaaaagcttttttttttttgctctttttttttttttttttttttttttttttttttttttttttttttttttttttttggactggttcttttttccatatgaaataaaaccagttttatcttctgagcaaaataaaaaaacagtgctgctgaggagaacAATGTACTATTCTTACGACTGACAATTTTGCTTCTTGAAGTTCATGTTCAGGTTCTCATACATGTGCTGTGCTGTTAACATTTGTGGTTAACcagtggaaaatattaaaatgagtAAGTCTTTCAACAAGAGCCTTGAACATTTTCCTCGTACTCCAGTATGTGACTTTGAGTACATCACACATTCCAGGAGAATTGGAGAGCAAAAGTGGCCTGATTAGACAGACCAACAGTACTGTTGCTGCATTAATCAAGATACTGCGCTGCCCTGAAATTCTTTAAATGTACAATTCTAATGCTTTGTAGTTTACAATTAGTAAATTTTACTTGTTTTGCAGTCAGATCTAGAATGcactgaaatattcagaaaatgtaTACATTTACAAGGGGAGTCAGGGACAGTTTTTATGCCATCTCCAAACATGTGTTGAACTCGTGTTTCTTTTCTGACTAAGCTAACCCTTCCCTTTTGTTATTGATCCCACTTTTACTGTGTAGGAGTGTGTAGAAGATACGGATAGGATCACAGATGGTACGGAAGGCTGGCAATCTGGAGAGCACAGTCCTTCCTCCCCACAGCTGGGAACTCTCTCAAATAAGCTGGGGCAAATTTCATTGTTGCTGCTGCCACTTCTCTTATGAATAACTTATTGATAGTAGTTCCTTGTGCCTTcaaacaagaatttaaaaaataagaattatatAAATCTGGCAATGTTTATCTAAACAACTTCTTAATCTTTTTATGTGATTCAACAGACAGATCATGAATCAGTTTGAGTACGAGTTTGTAGAGTGTTTCATAGCATCATTCCGTTTAATCTGTGGTGTTGCATGTCTGACATTTTGAAATTGTTATTGATGTTGACATTTCTGCGCTGAATTAATATTAACCAGTCTTAATATAAATACAATACTTTTTATAATCTTAAAATTGCTATAGATATTTTTGTATATTGTTTTATTCTTATATATTCTTATGTTTGTACCATTATGCCCAAATTATATATCCtcaatttattatatttatttcgTACataattttttactatttaattACTTCTCTGGTATTTAGCCGTGAAATGGTTTTGTCTCAAAAGTAGTCCATATAATACTAAATTGGAGATTGTTTCTTGGAAAGATGTGAAATTCTGTTGtgctaattaaaaaattctggatttctatttttatatgcatCTCAGAGATCAAATTCTCTAACGTATCAAGGAGAGACCCACAAAGTGCTGCATGTCTGTAACTTTTCATTGCTAAAGAATTCTCATGacagcccctgcctgccagAGTGCTAGTGCCTCATCTCAGAAGACACACATGCAAGGTGCCCCAACTGCAGGATTTTCATAGtctgaaaacaaagtttaatgaataaaagcagtgaatttagaaaaaaaaaggaggtacGGGCTTCTGAACTGATTGACATGGATGTAAATTAGCTGTTGACCTCGATGAATTTAAACCTCTCTGATGATTTTCCTCTAATAAAAAATGAGTGTTGaaggaggggattgtcctgctaTGCGCTGAGCTGGTGTAGCCTCACCTCAAGTCCTGTGGGCAGTTTTAGGAgccacaatataaaaaagacattaagaTATTAGAGAACAACTAAAGAAAGGTCATGAGGATGGTGAAAGCTCTGGAGGGGAGGATATGAGGAGTGTCTGAGGTCATTCGGTCTGTTTAGACTGGAGACTGAGGGGAGTCCTCATCATGGCTTACAACTTCCTCATGGTGGGAATTAAGGGAGCAGGCACTggtctcttctctctggtgacagtgacatgACCTGAGGGTTGTCCAGAAGCTGAATCAGAGGAGACTTAGGTCAGATgttaaaaaaggtttttcacccagagggtggttgggcatGGGAACAGGCACCCCAGGGAAGTGGTCGCAGCCTCAAcactgacagagttcaagaagcatttggacagtgctctcaggtaCATGATGTGATTCTTAGGTGTCCTGTGCAGAgtcaggagttggac from Sylvia atricapilla isolate bSylAtr1 chromosome 6, bSylAtr1.pri, whole genome shotgun sequence includes the following:
- the GPR132 gene encoding probable G-protein coupled receptor 132, whose translation is MEISAEERIMERCLNKTCNSTCTEIPYEQSQTLLVAVYSIVFAIGLPANCITSLLTFVQIQRNNIVAIYIFSLSLCDLMYLSTLPLWIIYVQNRHQWTMDDIYCKITGFIFFCNIYISILLLCCISVDRYLGLVYSLESRGRRGKKLAIIIVCVLFAVVAGVHIPVFFMKDNQNCTKTCFETVPLTMLLASFSFARFLIGFAIPFTILIFTNYKIFQAVKRSDTLTCRQKTKVKYVAIAIIVIFLLCFAPYHVVLIIRAIYFLLHQDCPCPFENKIYPVFTVFLCLGTANGVADPIIYVLVSENVREDCYRNLRRLTWNSSKLNSSVDHNTESRKFEIPLKQSEERGQREENKEITDSPDIQKTSTTGIDHENWKLASSC